One window from the genome of Nocardioides panaciterrulae encodes:
- a CDS encoding ion channel, translated as MVESVRQRVRVAARHPSALLLVAQLVALLAYPFLEGSPVGRAFIGVVGTLVVLLALWAVRRTPALSWVALLLGLPATVTTVLEATHPQDGPLVLVNALLHAPFYFYVSYGMIRYLFHDQRVTRDELFATGAAFTVVAWGFAYVYAAVQVVWPGSFAGVDGSGNRSWFELLFLSFTTLTSVGLSDVTPVLAHARSFVMVEQVAGVFYVALVVARLVGLTVTRASR; from the coding sequence GTGGTCGAGAGTGTCCGACAGCGGGTACGGGTCGCGGCGCGGCATCCCTCCGCCCTGCTGCTCGTCGCCCAGCTGGTCGCCCTGCTGGCCTACCCGTTCCTCGAGGGCTCCCCCGTCGGGCGGGCCTTCATCGGTGTGGTGGGGACGCTTGTGGTGCTGCTCGCCCTCTGGGCGGTACGTCGGACGCCGGCGTTGTCGTGGGTCGCACTGCTGCTCGGACTCCCGGCCACGGTCACCACCGTGCTCGAGGCGACCCATCCCCAGGACGGCCCGCTGGTGCTGGTGAACGCGCTGCTGCACGCGCCGTTCTACTTCTACGTGTCCTACGGGATGATCCGCTACCTCTTCCACGACCAGCGAGTCACGCGCGACGAGCTGTTCGCCACCGGCGCCGCGTTCACCGTGGTCGCCTGGGGCTTCGCCTACGTGTACGCCGCGGTCCAGGTGGTCTGGCCGGGGTCCTTCGCGGGCGTCGACGGCTCCGGGAACAGGTCGTGGTTCGAGCTGCTGTTCCTCTCCTTCACGACGCTGACGAGCGTGGGCCTCTCCGACGTCACGCCGGTGCTGGCGCACGCCCGCTCGTTCGTGATGGTCGAACAGGTCGCGGGGGTGTTCTACGTGGCCCTGGTCGTCGCCCGCCTGGTGGGG
- a CDS encoding MmcQ/YjbR family DNA-binding protein, with amino-acid sequence MDVALMQEHCLAKPGAWADNPWDHEHPVIKVGPEGAAKIFAFLGTDGVGVKAGATREVADEWLHRYPGAASVMAYIGRSGWNDLSFGGEIPDDELLEAVDESYRLVVEKLPRKHRPDGWDA; translated from the coding sequence GTGGATGTCGCGCTGATGCAGGAACACTGCCTGGCCAAGCCCGGAGCCTGGGCGGACAACCCCTGGGACCACGAGCATCCGGTGATCAAGGTCGGGCCGGAGGGCGCCGCGAAGATCTTCGCGTTCCTCGGCACCGACGGGGTCGGGGTGAAGGCCGGCGCCACCCGTGAGGTCGCCGACGAGTGGCTGCACCGCTATCCCGGCGCCGCGAGCGTGATGGCCTACATCGGCCGCTCCGGCTGGAACGACCTGTCGTTCGGGGGCGAGATCCCGGACGACGAGCTGCTCGAGGCGGTCGACGAGTCCTACCGCCTGGTGGTCGAGAAGCTGCCCCGCAAGCACCGACCGGACGGCTGGGACGCTTGA
- a CDS encoding DUF1707 domain-containing protein, with amino-acid sequence MEADVWSSFRHDPRQPGNAGLRASDADRAVVQEVLTEAYADGRLDREELDTRSASADAARTLGELPALVRDLVPEPGPASAGLVPMPRDELERRAAEKYRSDRREAFLEFVGPSLVCVVIWALTGAGFFWPGFVLVFTFLNVLRVLVNRRDMVENNKRKLLKQQEKEIRELEQRESRDQPED; translated from the coding sequence GTGGAAGCAGATGTCTGGTCGTCGTTCAGGCACGATCCTCGTCAGCCCGGCAACGCCGGGCTGCGTGCGTCCGACGCCGATCGCGCCGTGGTGCAGGAGGTGTTGACCGAGGCGTACGCCGACGGCCGGCTGGACCGCGAGGAGCTGGACACCCGGTCGGCATCGGCCGATGCCGCCCGCACCCTCGGGGAGCTGCCGGCGCTGGTGCGAGACCTCGTCCCCGAACCGGGCCCGGCCTCGGCCGGCCTCGTGCCGATGCCGCGCGACGAGCTCGAGCGACGCGCGGCCGAGAAGTACCGCTCCGACCGGCGTGAGGCGTTCCTGGAGTTCGTCGGGCCGAGCCTGGTGTGCGTGGTGATCTGGGCCCTGACCGGCGCCGGCTTCTTCTGGCCGGGCTTCGTCCTCGTCTTCACGTTCCTCAACGTGCTGCGCGTCCTGGTCAACCGCCGTGACATGGTCGAGAACAACAAGCGCAAGCTCCTCAAGCAGCAGGAGAAGGAGATCCGCGAGCTCGAGCAGCGCGAGTCCCGGGACCAGCCGGAGGACTGA